The window TTTATCGCCTTCTTTTAATGTTGACATAGTTTTTGAGGTATTATCTGTAAAAATTTGCGGTAAAATCTGCAAAGTTGTTTTTGTTATCTACGAGCACCAGTTTAAAGGTATGCTTACCCGGCGTAATATCGCCGCTAAAGGTATAACTTAGAATTTTAGTTTTATAATCCAATTCCATTAAAACCCACTTATTATCAATGGTTCCGGTGTAGGTTTTAATACCCGAAAGGTTATCACTCATCCTGAAACTGATGCTGCGGGCGGCTTTCATATTACTGCCATCCTTTATATTAAGCGGGTGAATAACCGGTGGCACGGTATCCAGTTTAATAAAATAATCGCCAAAAGTGCTGGTTTGGCTTTTTACCCAGCCATCCTGGTAGTAGCCGCCTACGCAGCCCATGGTTGTGCTTACAATAACGGCCTTATCGGCATACTTGCCCAAATCAACTTCGGGTTTTATCCAAAGTTCATAATTTTCGTGTATTGGGGTAAGGCGGTTATGAATATGATGTAAGGATGAATAACCTCCTATTGGTTTTGGAGACATAGAATAAATAAAGTCCAGATCGTCATACAAATTTCCGGGCATCACGGTAACCTTTACTTTATCGGTACTAAACTCGCTCTTTTTATCGAAGTGGAATAAAGTGCCGGCTATTTTATTGGCCGCTGCATTAAACGGGCTTGCCTGTACTTTTAATGTTAAGGTTGATGTATTGCCGGCTACATCTTTAACAACGTATTCAACTTCGTGCAGTGCATTATCATTAAAGGTGATGATGCCCCGGTTTACCGATTGCGGGTACAACGAGATATGGCTGCCCGGCATAATAAAGCATTTTTGCATCCAGCGTCGTTCCAGCGTGTATGATGGATAATCGATATAAGCATTAATGGCGTGTGTTTGATCAAACGCGAAACGCTCTGCCGCGAAGGTGTACACGGTTTGTCCATCCAGCTTCAACTCCAGCGAGTAGATGCCGTTATGGTTGGCCGATGTGCTGTTCATATCGGTAGTGTTGATGCCGAAGCCCACGTTGCCGCTTAAATGCAATACCTGTGGTTTGGTCAAATGATAATTGCCCGCAGCCCCGGCAACGCCCATAAACTCGCGCGGTGTTTTTTCGCTGAAAGGGTTGCCATTAAGGTGATAAATGCCGATGGAGGTAATGGTAGGCGGCACCTGGTCGGGAATAGTCAAACCAAACAATTGCGGGTTAATGGTTTCTTCAGTTTGTGTATCCCTGATCTCGAAATGCACATGCGGCCCGGCAGAGGCACCCGCGTTGCCTGATATGGCCACCACATCGTTTTTGCAAACGGTAACCTGCGCAGGCCCCAATTTAAAATCGGCTTCGAAGGTTTGGTGTTCATACTGGTAAGCTTTTACCAACGCTGCAACAGCAGGCGTAAACGCTTGCAGGTGACCATAAACTGTAGTATAACCATTAGGGTGCGTAATATAAATAGCCCTGCCAAAGCCGCCAAATTGAACCCGCACCCTGGAGATGTAGCCATCATTTACCGCGTAAACCGGGTAACCTGTACGCTGGTTGGTTTTAAAATCGAGTCCGGAGTGGAAGTGCGCCGGCCGTAATTCGCCAAAAGAACCGGCGGTAGTATGCGGCAACAAGTCAAGTGGATAGCGGAAATAATTTTGCGGATATGGCCTGCTTTGTATGTTGGACGTTTGCGCTAATAAGTTTGCATAGATACCTGAAAATACTATGGAGAGGAGGACGATTGTTTTTTTAACCATGCTTGGTAGCGGAATATTTTTAATTCAATATTATTGTTTTTTCGTAATGTAGAGACGCATAATTGCGTCTCCCGCCTGACGGGCGGATTTGGCAGCCTTGTGTGGTTAATTTGCATGAGTGATTTGCATGCGGGAGACGCAATTATGCGTCTCTACACAACAACAACAACAACAACAACAACAACAACAGGCGCATTTTTTACTTTACCCAAAAATCCAGCATTTTTTCATCCCCGATATATCCTTCCAGCCTGTCGCCAACTTTTACCCGACCTACGCCTGCAGGTGTGCCGGTAAATATCAGGTCGCCTTTTTTTAGGGTTATATAGCGGGATACAAAGGCGATAATACTCTCGAAGCTGAAAAGCAGCATATTAGTATTGCCCTGCTGCCGGGTTTCGCCATTGATATCCAGCTTGAAATTGATATTGTAGATATCGGCAAAAGTAGCCTTGGGCACAAAGTTGCTGATTGGCGCCGAACCATCAAAAGCCTTGGCCAGTTCCCATGGCAAGCCTTTTTCTTTATGACGGGACTGGATATCGCGGGCGGTAAAATCAACTCCCAGGCCTATTTCGTCATAATAACCGGCGGCAAATTTCTCGCCAATGTGCTTGCCTTCTTTACTCACCTTGAGCACCAGTTCAATCTCGTGATGAATATCTTCCGAAAAATCGGGATGGTAAAAAGGCTTGTTATCTTTTAAAAGTGCGGTGTCGGGCTTCATGAAAATAACCGGGACAGTTGGCACCGGGTTATTTAACTCTTTGGCATGTTCGGCATAGTTGCGGCCTATGGCAATAATCTTCATATAAACGATATGCTTAAATGCCAAAGGTAAAAAAAAAGGCTGAGTGGTGAGTGGTGAGTGGTGAGTGGGAATTATGTTAAAACAAATATCCCCATTGCGAATTGCCACTAATGACTAATGACTAATGACTAATGACTAATGACTAATGACTAATGACTATAAAACAGAGATACGTTTGATAACCGATTCGGTGCCGGCTACTACACGTACAAAATAAAAGCCCCGGGTAAGCTTATTATTAATTTGGTAGTTTATATTATGGTCGCCGCCTTCAACGCGCTGGTTAAATACGGTAGTAATATCGTTGCCCAAAACATCCATTATTTTAACGGTAACATTGGTATTACGGCTAATGGTGTATTTAAGGTTAAGCTGATCGGTTACCGGGTTGGGGTATAACTGCACATCATTTAACAATTTATCGTCGGGCCGCGATACATTTACTTTTGCCGTTGATGTTACCGCGGGTTTCAGAGGTGGCAATGCCAGGTGAAGGCCGTTTTTTAAATAGGAAGGTTTACCGCCTTTAGTTTTAGTTACGTGATAAACCGTGTCGCTTTTTAATTTGTTAACATAGGCTTTTTGATGAGACGTAATCCCTTTGGCAAATGCAAAATTCATAAAAATTGCCATCGCAATTAATACGGACCATGCATATGTGTAAGTAAAAGGGTAAGTAATTTTTCGCCTCATTATTAAGTTTCCGTACAAAAGTATAAATAATGCCCTCACGGCCTAAGATATTGACGTTTTTGTTAATGTTTTTAACAAAATTTAACAATGAGGACTGTTTTATAGTATAGACTGACTAAACCCTTATACGTTTAATTCTTATTTAAGTTTGAGTGAAATAGTGTTTTTTATACATTTATTGAACGAAATGAAAAATGTAGCTTTTGGCGCTTTTTTTTGTTTAAATTTTTAACATTTATATTAATATACATCATTGGGTTTCAATTACTTCATTATTGTTTATTAAATAGCCATAAAATTTACATTATTTATAAAAAACTTCTTAATTCTTCATGAATTCTTGATAATTTGACTTTGAAATGTAAAAAATTAATATTTTTGCCGTCTCAAACTAACACATAGTGTCAAATCATAAAGATCTGCAAAAACTGTCGGCAGCCGGCCTGCTCATCAGTTTAGGAATAATTTACGGTGATATTGGTACCTCGCCATTATACGTATTCAAGGCCATTGTTGGCACCAACCACATTTCCGAAACATTAATACTTGGAGGGGTTTCGCTTATATTTTGGACGTTAACCCTGCAAACTACCCTTAAGTATGTGGTGATAACGCTGCGCGCCGATAACAAAGGCGAAGGTGGCATTTTCTCGCTGTTCTCGTTGGTGCGCCGTAAAGCCAAATGGCTTATAGTACCTGCCGTTGTAGGTGGTTGTGCATTGCTTGCCGATGGTATTATTACGCCGCCCATTACCATATCGTCGGCTATTGAGGGTTTGCAAACCTATTATCCCAATTTACCTACCGTTAAAATTGTGATAGCTATTATTACCGGACTGTTTATTATACAGCAGTTTGGTACATCGCTGGTAGGTAAAGCATTCGGGCCAATTATGTTTATCTGGTTTACGATGATGGGCGTACTTGGTATCTCCTACATAGTGCATTCGCCGGGTATCATCAGGGCGCTTAATCCTTACTATGCTTATGAACTATTAAGCTCAACCGGCAGTCACAATGCGTTTATTATATTGGGTGCCGTATTTTTGTGTACTACCGGGGCCGAAGCGTTATACTCAGACCTGGGGCATTGCGGAAAATCGAACATCCGCATCAGCTGGATTTATGTTAAAGCGTGTTTAATTCTAAATTACCTTGGCCAGGCTGTTTGGTTGCTGCAGAGTAACGGATCGGTAATGGACCTTAACGTGAACAACCCTTTTTATAAGATAATGCCCGAGTGGTTTTTGATATTTGGTATCGGTATAGCTACCGTAGCCGCTATTATTGCAAGCCAGGCGCTGATATCGGGATCGTTCACGCTGATTGCCGAGGCAGTAAGGCTTAATCTTTGGCCAAAAGTGAAAATCAACTATCCATCTGAGCAAAAAGGACAATTATACGTACCCAGTGTTAACTGGTTGCTTTGGGCCGGCTGTTTAGGTGTGGTGCTGATATTTCGCCACTCAGATAAAATGGAGGCAGCTTATGGCCTAAGTATCACCGTAGCCATGTTGATGACCACCATATTGGTATCAAAATTCCTGAAAAGGAAAAAGGTGCCAAATTACATCATCAATACATTTTTGGCAATTTACCTGGTTATTGAAGGCACCTTCCTAACGGGTAACCTGGTTAAGTTTTTGCATGGCGGCTGGTTTACACTTTCGATAGGTTTTGTATTGTTCACGGTAATGTGGACATGGCATACTGCCCGTAAAATCAGGAACCGTTATGTTAAATTTGTTGGAATTGATGATTATTACAACATCATTAACGAGTTGAGCGCCGATGAAAGCGTGCCTAAATACGCATCGCAACTGGTGTACCTAACCAGCGCCAATTTTAACTCCGAAATTGAATCGAAAATTGTTTACTCCATTTTACAAAAGCAGCCTAAACGGGCCGATGTATACTGGCTGGTTCACGTTGATGTGGTGGATGAGCCTTACAAACGCGAATATGAGGTTGACTTTTTGATCCCTAATAAACTGATCCGTATCGATTTTAAACTGGGCTTCCGGGTTGAGCAGCAAATTAATCTGTTGTTCCGTAAAGTGGTTGAAGACCTGGTTAAGAAAGGCGAAGTTGATATCACCAGCCACTACAAATCATTAAATAAGCATAAAATTGTAGGTGACTTTAGGTTTGTGGTGATCGAGAAAATTTTCTCCCGCTCGCATAGCTTATCATTTTATGAGCGCTTTATCATGGATTTTTATGTTTACCTGAAGCATTTAAGCCTTTCAGAAGAACGGGGTTTTGGTCTGGATTTGAGCTTTGTTACGGTTGAAAAGGTACCATTAATGTTATCGATACCTGATGCCATTGAAATTCATAGGGTAAATTAGGCCTCGCCCGGCAATCTGCAAAGAAGAACGCCCGGATTTTGTAGCAGTTTTTACTAAAGTAGAATATTTAAGCCTTCCTGTTTGGGGAGGCTTTTTTTATCACCTTTGCTGATTTTTTCAAATATTATCATCGTGAGTATGTTTGATACATGTTTTGTTCAACTCTTACCCTTTGGAAAGTGCAGGCGGGTAAATAAATTCAGTATTACTACAGATTGTTTTTACATATTTACAAAGCTGAAGTAATATCCTGTGAATAAAAAAATACAATTAACCTTATTAGCCCTGCTTTTTGCAACTGGTTTATTTGCCCAGGGTGCCGACCTTAACCTGCTTAAAGCTATTAACGGGCCGCCAACCGGTGCCGATAGTAAGTGGAAGTTTATAAGTGATAAAGCTGTTATTGTAAACGTAGCCGCCCCTATAAGTTTGGTTGTTGCCGGCTATATTAACCACGATGACAATCTTAAAATAAGCGGTTTGCAAACGGCCGCGTCGTTTATAGTTGCCGGAGGCGCAACTTTTGTGGGTAAAAAGTTATTTAACCGCGATAGGCCTTTTGTTACCCATCCCGATGTGATATATGCCAAAGAATACCCGACAGACCCGTCATTCCCGTCGGGGCATACCGCTTTTGCATTTTCTACTGCTACATCCTTAAGTTTGGCTATTCCTAAATGGTACGTGATAGCACCATCGTTTGCATTTGCCAGCGCGGTGGGCTATTCAAGAATGTACCTGGGGGTGCACTACCCAAGTGATGTTTTGGGTGGGGCAATAGTTGGCGCTGGCTCGGCATATCTTACCTGGAAGTTGCAGAAATGGATTGTGGGGAAGAAGCCTCACCCTGCCCTCTCCAAAGGAGGGGGGGCTTACTAAACGAGTAATATACCTCTAAGAACACTGCGTATTTTTCTAAAATTCAAGCTTTTAAACCCAAACCAATACCAAGGGAAGAGGTCTGGTTAAATTTTTCTGTTGGGTTGTTTATCTAATACTTCTTTGATATTCAGAAACACATTTTGAGGATACCTTAATACTTGGTCATTAGTAAATCTTATGACGTCGAAACCTAATTCATTTAAAACTGCCGTTCTTAAATCGTCTTGCTCCTTAGTAAACAGAAGATATCCGCCATCTACTTCAATGACCAATCCTTTACCTAAACAAACAAAATCAGCAATATAACCATCAATGGCATGCTGTCTTCTTATTTTATAGCCTTTTTTGTTATTCCTTAAAAGCTGCCACATCACGTTTTCTGCTTCGGTAGGATGCCGCCTGTTTGTTTTTGAATTCTCTTTAAGAATCTCCCATAAAATAAGATCGGAAGTTTCGAACCCTTGCCATTTACGTTTAGTGCCGGTAATATTTACATCGTTTTACTCATGAAACTAATTGAACCGATTATATGTTAGTCATGAAATCAGAATCTATTATTTGAACGGGATGCGCCGAAACCAACCCTGCAAATCAAAAGCCCTCTCCTTTGGATAGGGTTTGGGTGAGGCTTTTTTTCATATACCCTCTCACTTCCTCATTAATATCCTCCTTCAAATACATCCGGAAGTAATGATTGTGCTGGTTGGTTCCGGGCACTGTTTTTATTTTGCTGAAGCAGAGGTTATCGGCATATATTTCATCAAACGGAAAAACTACATCAATAAAGTTTTTACCTAATTGGGTCACGTAGGCAAAATTGGTGCGCAGGCCAAGCGCTATCATACTTTTAGTAGGATAAACTTTGATGGGTGCCATGGCTAAAAGTTCTTCTACCAGGTAATCAAACAGCTCAACCGTTTGGGTGGATTTACCATCCAGAAAATCGCCCAGGTTACGTTCACGACAGGAATGTACCTGGTTGGTATTTGCAAATTCGCGGCTGCAAATGGGGCATATCCACATAAAGTTATCTGTTATGCCGCTTTAGCGTCCCTGCCTAATACACTGTTTTTGTAGCTGTAGGTAAAGTAAATAACCAGCCCTATTACCAACCATATCAGGAACCGTAGCCAGTTGGTGTAGCCAAGCTCGGTCATGAGGTAAAAGCAGCTCATGAGCCCTAAAACGGGTATCAGCGAGAAGTTTTTGAGGAAGCTATACACAGCTATAATTATAATGAGAATAAAGAACAGGTAATTAGGGAAGTTGTACAGGAAGCCATCAAAACCAATATGGTATTTTTTTAGCTCGCTGATAGGTGTTGCCCGTAGGGCGCTGTTAAATCTATCTTCTTCCAGATCTTTAAAATATTTTTTTTGCGAGGCAGAGTCGGCCAGGGTAGGGGTGCCGGTGTTGAGTTTAACTGCAGAAGCGTATACGGCCTTTATTTCGGCTGCATTAAGGGCGTCGATAATAGCGGGTTTTTCTCTCAGTTTCTTAAACTGCATCATTTCAACCTGGGGAGCGGGTTTAAAGTAAACTATCGAGCCCAGGATAACTATGGTTATCAATGGTACTATGTATTTGCCATTGGCATATGGTAAATGAAATTTGCCTTTAACCGCCTCTTCACGTGGCAGTAATAAAACACCGCCGCAAACCAGCACAAAGGCAAATAGGGTGCCTATACTTGTTAAATCGGTAACCTCGGTAAGGTTCATGAATAAGGCAGGTATTGCCACCACAAAACCTGTAATTACAGTAGCAAAGGCAGGTGTATGATATTTAGGGTGAATGCGGGAAAAGGCTTTTGGTAATAAACCATCGCGGCTCATGCTCATCCATATACGGGGCTGCCCTAACTGGAATATTAACAGTACGCTTGCCGTTGCAATTACGGCGCTTATGGATATTACGTAGCTTACTTTATGCAAGCCAACTTTAGCAAATACAAAAGCCAGCGGATCGCCCACCTGCAAGTCTTTATAACTTACCATGCCGGTAAGCACCAGCGCTATCAGGATATATAAAACCGTACAAATAATAAGGGAATATATCATACCGCGTGGTAAGTCGCGCTGTGGCTTTTCACATTCTTCGGCCGTGGTGGAAATAGCATCAAAACCAATGTAAGCAAAAAATACGCCCGAAACGCCTTTCATAACACCGCCAAAGCCATTAGGCATAAATGGGTGCCAGTTGGCCGGGGTAACATAAAAAAAGCCAACTACAATAACTGCAATAACAATTAATATCTTTAGGATAACCATGGCATTGGTGGCCTTTTTTGTTTCGCGGATACCAACATAAACCAGGTAGGTAATAATAAAAACAATACCCAGGGCCGGCAGATTAGCTATCAGCTTAAAATTACCTAATCCGGGGGCATTATCCCAGGCAATGGCCCCGGCTTTCAGCCTGTCGGCAATATCGGCAAGTACTGCCCCATGTTTGGTTACAGCTTCGTGACCTCTGAGGGCCGAAACATAATCCATGGTAAGGTATTTGGGTAAATGAATATTAAAGCCTTCAAGCAGGTTTACAAAATATTCGCTCCATGATATAGCTACAGCAATATTGCCAATGGCATATTCCATCAATAAATCCCAGCCAATTACCCAGGCTATCAGTTCGCCAAAAGAAGCATATGCATAGGTATAAGCGCTGCCCGCTACCGGTATGCGCGATGCAAATTCGGCATAGCATAGTGCCGAAAATCCGCAGGTAACGGCAGTAACAATAAATAAAAGTGAAACAGCCGGCCCTCCGTGAAAAGAGGCTTCGCCGATGGTGCTGAAAATGCCTGCGCCAACTACGGCGGCTATCCCCATCAGGGTTAAGTCTTTAACGTTTAATTCTTTTTTTAGCTGGGAGTTTACTGTGCCGGGATGTTCGCTATCGCTGAAACCGCATTCAACATCATGTAATATTTTCGAGACCGATTTTTTACGAAATATGCTTTTCGACATTTAATTTAAATAATAAGTGCAACCTATTCCCAAACATAATCATTTTTTTGCATTAGATAAGTATATGCTTACTTTGCATCATGAAGATAGGGGTACAAGATGTTTTATACAGGATAAGGCCATTTTTTTTACTTTACCTTATTGTTTTGTGCGCCTGTTTGGTTATCAAACTACTATATACCCGCGAGCAGATTTTTTTTGCGGTAAACGGATGGAACAGCCCCTGGGCCGATTATATTGAACCCTACATGACCGACCTTGGCGACGGCCTTACTGCGGTTACACTCTCGTTGGTTTTTCTGTTATTTAGCTATCGTAAATTCCTGCTTTTGGCTTCAAGCTACCTTTTAACCGGGTTTGTGGCCCAGGTAATTAAATATTTTGCCGATGCACCACGGCCCAGTTTATATTTTAAAGATCAATGGGCACCTGTACATACAGTTAAAGGAGTAGAAATACTAACGTATAACAGTTTCCCTTCGGGGCACACTACCAGTGCCTTTTCGGCAGCAGTGGTGCTGGCCTACCTGGCAACAAAAAAAGGCTGGGGTATCCCAGCCTTACTCATGGCCATATTAATTGGCTATTCAAGAATGTACCTTACCGAACACTTTTTTGAAGATGTTATAGGTGGTTCGGCTATCGGGGTTATAGTTACTGTTTTGTGGCTCACCTGGCTGGAAAACAAGCAGTTTATCCATTCCGAAAAATGGCGTACCGGGTTAATCAAAACAGTTTTTAAATAATTACCCTTCGGCAGCAAGTCTTTTTTTGCGGCGAATGGTTACCAGTACAATAATAATAATGAGCGGCAGCCCGCCATACAACCCAATTTTTACCGGGGTTGATAACCCTTTGGCGTTCGAAATATACTGATCATGACGTTTCAAATCGGGCGCTACTTTAATCGAGTTCGAAAACTCGTTCAGCTCGGCTTTGGCAAGCTCGGTCCTGGCTTCGGGGTAGTAATATTCAAAAGTATAAGTTACATCCTGCGTGTACAGCAAAATAAACTTTCTTAATTGGGCCGCTTCACCGGTCGATCCGCTGTTATCAATCCTTAAGGTAAATACCCGTGCTTCAAGGTTGCCGATGGTAGTGTCGCGCGGATTCATAATACTACCGTTGCGCGATTGTTTCCTGATGCCATCGGCAAAAGTATTAAATACCTTTTTCAGGTCCCGTTCTTTATTCAACGGCTTGTTGTTGGCTGCGTTTTGAGCGCGTATTACACTTATAAATCCGAGGGAGGCGGTACCCTGGAAAATTTGTTGACCTAATGTATCTTTCTTGGTAAAGTTTGCTGGTAAAGAGACCGTAACCAAACTATCAATCTTTACGGGTTTAAGTACCTGACTAAAACCTAAAGTCGCAAACAGGACGAGGCTTAAACTTAAAATTGTCTTTTTCATAGATTGTTTAACTATAAAAAGAGCAAACAGTTTTAAAAATAATCAGTAATGACTTTTTTTTACGATAACGGAAAAATGGTAATTGCTTGTTTTTTAATTGGTTGGCAAATGGTGACTAATGAGTAATTCAAAAATCGCGATAACAATAATTGGTTGTTTATACAATCTGTGCCTGGCTCCATTTAGCTTATGAACTAATTTTTCTAATCAGTTGTGCCGATGGTATTATTACTCTACCAAATACCAGGTATAGCTTTCGGCATCTATTGTAAAAGTTAATTTGGCGGTATAATCGCGGTTAAGTTTCACGTTGATTTTAGTTTTTCCCTGCTCTGAAAATGTTGCCGATTGCGTGAGCCCCGTGTAATAAAGCGGTACTTTGATGGTCCGTGTTATTTTTTGTTTCAGCGGATTATACAACATCACAAGCCCTTTAACCGGCAACTGCGGGTTTACGTGCATAATACCATCCCAATCGCGTCCATCGGCACGCCTTAAATGAATGATATCTGAGTTAAGAATATCGCGGTACTTTTTATACCAATTAATTACCCCGGTTACAGTTTGCTTTGTTGCCGGGCTATCATACAAACGCGGGCCGCGGTAGCAGGCTTGTACCCCCGCGCCATAATATTGCATCATTAAGGCTTTGTAATCCTTTAAATGATCTTTTAATGGTTCAAGTACAGCCTCCGGGCCGCCGCCCTGGTATTTGGTAAGCGGCACAAAACCCCACACCATTGACGGAATTTCGTTCCAAAGCCCGTCAAAAATGTTTTGCCGGTTCAATATCACCTGCTGCTCGCGCGAAAGCGAAAAATTTACTTCGCGATAGCCAATAGCAATTTTGTTGGTGCCATCTAAAAAATACCAATCGGGCGCGTTAATGTAAACACCACGGTTGTTTAGCCAGTGGTAAAGTTCTTTCTGAATAGTCATTTGTTGCCACTGGCTGTCTTCTAAACCTTTATGGCCCGGATGAGTGGTTGATGCGCAAACATCGCCAGGGTAGGGGCCATCGTTTTCCCAAATATCAAAACCGGTTGCTGCATAAAATTTTTTAATTTTATCGCGATAGCCCAATCCCCATTTACTGCCATAACAAGGCGCGTTACCAAAAAGCGCGCCGCCCGGTTTGCCGGTTTTGGGGTCGATAA is drawn from Mucilaginibacter ginsenosidivorax and contains these coding sequences:
- a CDS encoding phosphatase PAP2 family protein, whose amino-acid sequence is MNKKIQLTLLALLFATGLFAQGADLNLLKAINGPPTGADSKWKFISDKAVIVNVAAPISLVVAGYINHDDNLKISGLQTAASFIVAGGATFVGKKLFNRDRPFVTHPDVIYAKEYPTDPSFPSGHTAFAFSTATSLSLAIPKWYVIAPSFAFASAVGYSRMYLGVHYPSDVLGGAIVGAGSAYLTWKLQKWIVGKKPHPALSKGGGAY
- a CDS encoding M23 family metallopeptidase — translated: MVKKTIVLLSIVFSGIYANLLAQTSNIQSRPYPQNYFRYPLDLLPHTTAGSFGELRPAHFHSGLDFKTNQRTGYPVYAVNDGYISRVRVQFGGFGRAIYITHPNGYTTVYGHLQAFTPAVAALVKAYQYEHQTFEADFKLGPAQVTVCKNDVVAISGNAGASAGPHVHFEIRDTQTEETINPQLFGLTIPDQVPPTITSIGIYHLNGNPFSEKTPREFMGVAGAAGNYHLTKPQVLHLSGNVGFGINTTDMNSTSANHNGIYSLELKLDGQTVYTFAAERFAFDQTHAINAYIDYPSYTLERRWMQKCFIMPGSHISLYPQSVNRGIITFNDNALHEVEYVVKDVAGNTSTLTLKVQASPFNAAANKIAGTLFHFDKKSEFSTDKVKVTVMPGNLYDDLDFIYSMSPKPIGGYSSLHHIHNRLTPIHENYELWIKPEVDLGKYADKAVIVSTTMGCVGGYYQDGWVKSQTSTFGDYFIKLDTVPPVIHPLNIKDGSNMKAARSISFRMSDNLSGIKTYTGTIDNKWVLMELDYKTKILSYTFSGDITPGKHTFKLVLVDNKNNFADFTANFYR
- a CDS encoding endonuclease domain-containing protein, which codes for MTGTKRKWQGFETSDLILWEILKENSKTNRRHPTEAENVMWQLLRNNKKGYKIRRQHAIDGYIADFVCLGKGLVIEVDGGYLLFTKEQDDLRTAVLNELGFDVIRFTNDQVLRYPQNVFLNIKEVLDKQPNRKI
- a CDS encoding amino acid permease, with product MSKSIFRKKSVSKILHDVECGFSDSEHPGTVNSQLKKELNVKDLTLMGIAAVVGAGIFSTIGEASFHGGPAVSLLFIVTAVTCGFSALCYAEFASRIPVAGSAYTYAYASFGELIAWVIGWDLLMEYAIGNIAVAISWSEYFVNLLEGFNIHLPKYLTMDYVSALRGHEAVTKHGAVLADIADRLKAGAIAWDNAPGLGNFKLIANLPALGIVFIITYLVYVGIRETKKATNAMVILKILIVIAVIVVGFFYVTPANWHPFMPNGFGGVMKGVSGVFFAYIGFDAISTTAEECEKPQRDLPRGMIYSLIICTVLYILIALVLTGMVSYKDLQVGDPLAFVFAKVGLHKVSYVISISAVIATASVLLIFQLGQPRIWMSMSRDGLLPKAFSRIHPKYHTPAFATVITGFVVAIPALFMNLTEVTDLTSIGTLFAFVLVCGGVLLLPREEAVKGKFHLPYANGKYIVPLITIVILGSIVYFKPAPQVEMMQFKKLREKPAIIDALNAAEIKAVYASAVKLNTGTPTLADSASQKKYFKDLEEDRFNSALRATPISELKKYHIGFDGFLYNFPNYLFFILIIIIAVYSFLKNFSLIPVLGLMSCFYLMTELGYTNWLRFLIWLVIGLVIYFTYSYKNSVLGRDAKAA
- a CDS encoding DUF5655 domain-containing protein yields the protein MWICPICSREFANTNQVHSCRERNLGDFLDGKSTQTVELFDYLVEELLAMAPIKVYPTKSMIALGLRTNFAYVTQLGKNFIDVVFPFDEIYADNLCFSKIKTVPGTNQHNHYFRMYLKEDINEEVRGYMKKSLTQTLSKGEGF
- a CDS encoding phosphatase PAP2 family protein, giving the protein MKIGVQDVLYRIRPFFLLYLIVLCACLVIKLLYTREQIFFAVNGWNSPWADYIEPYMTDLGDGLTAVTLSLVFLLFSYRKFLLLASSYLLTGFVAQVIKYFADAPRPSLYFKDQWAPVHTVKGVEILTYNSFPSGHTTSAFSAAVVLAYLATKKGWGIPALLMAILIGYSRMYLTEHFFEDVIGGSAIGVIVTVLWLTWLENKQFIHSEKWRTGLIKTVFK
- a CDS encoding T9SS type A sorting domain-containing protein — encoded protein: MNFAFAKGITSHQKAYVNKLKSDTVYHVTKTKGGKPSYLKNGLHLALPPLKPAVTSTAKVNVSRPDDKLLNDVQLYPNPVTDQLNLKYTISRNTNVTVKIMDVLGNDITTVFNQRVEGGDHNINYQINNKLTRGFYFVRVVAGTESVIKRISVL
- a CDS encoding KUP/HAK/KT family potassium transporter → MSNHKDLQKLSAAGLLISLGIIYGDIGTSPLYVFKAIVGTNHISETLILGGVSLIFWTLTLQTTLKYVVITLRADNKGEGGIFSLFSLVRRKAKWLIVPAVVGGCALLADGIITPPITISSAIEGLQTYYPNLPTVKIVIAIITGLFIIQQFGTSLVGKAFGPIMFIWFTMMGVLGISYIVHSPGIIRALNPYYAYELLSSTGSHNAFIILGAVFLCTTGAEALYSDLGHCGKSNIRISWIYVKACLILNYLGQAVWLLQSNGSVMDLNVNNPFYKIMPEWFLIFGIGIATVAAIIASQALISGSFTLIAEAVRLNLWPKVKINYPSEQKGQLYVPSVNWLLWAGCLGVVLIFRHSDKMEAAYGLSITVAMLMTTILVSKFLKRKKVPNYIINTFLAIYLVIEGTFLTGNLVKFLHGGWFTLSIGFVLFTVMWTWHTARKIRNRYVKFVGIDDYYNIINELSADESVPKYASQLVYLTSANFNSEIESKIVYSILQKQPKRADVYWLVHVDVVDEPYKREYEVDFLIPNKLIRIDFKLGFRVEQQINLLFRKVVEDLVKKGEVDITSHYKSLNKHKIVGDFRFVVIEKIFSRSHSLSFYERFIMDFYVYLKHLSLSEERGFGLDLSFVTVEKVPLMLSIPDAIEIHRVN
- a CDS encoding fumarylacetoacetate hydrolase family protein, yielding MKIIAIGRNYAEHAKELNNPVPTVPVIFMKPDTALLKDNKPFYHPDFSEDIHHEIELVLKVSKEGKHIGEKFAAGYYDEIGLGVDFTARDIQSRHKEKGLPWELAKAFDGSAPISNFVPKATFADIYNINFKLDINGETRQQGNTNMLLFSFESIIAFVSRYITLKKGDLIFTGTPAGVGRVKVGDRLEGYIGDEKMLDFWVK